A window of the Roseovarius sp. S88 genome harbors these coding sequences:
- the mfd gene encoding transcription-repair coupling factor translates to MTKAQRIGVGGAPEGFDARLVADEVARSGTPVVHVARDDKRMAALDAALQFFSPDLPILRFPGWDCLPYDRVSPNADIAAARMATLAGLVQGAPKEFVLLTTLNAATQRVPARDILKQATFSATVDYQIDENALKAFLVRMGFSQSPTVMEPGDYAIRGGIIDIFAPGEAGPVRLDLFGDVLDGLRRFDPVTQRTTEKLTQLDLTPVSEVILDEAAITRFRQNYRIAFGAAGSDDPLYEAVSAGRKQAGMEHWLPLFHDRLETLFDYLPMASVTLDEQFDPARTARWDAIADQFDARDHAMTQKGRDDTVYKPIAPDLLYLDDEAWGEAIADRRVLSFQALPHAPGPGVIDAGGRIGRNFAPERQQEKINLFSALKTHVEDKLTQGPVVLAAYSEGARERLEGLVEDEGLLGAVTVRNASGLGKHGLHLTVWELEHGFEAPGLTVIAEQDILGDRLIRAPKKRRRAENFLTEAQSLSAGDLVVHVDHGIGRYLGLEVVTAAGAAHECLLLEYAENAKLYLPVENIELLSRYGHEEGLLDRLGGGAWQSKKAKLKERIREMADRLIRIAAERALRKAPVLEPEHHAWEAFSARFPYQETDDQLRAIEDVLADLESGTPMDRLICGDVGFGKTEVAMRAAFIAAMSGLQVAVIAPTTLLARQHYQSFAERFRGFPITVRPLSRFVSAGEANKTRAGLSDGTVDIVVGTHALLAKNIRFKNLGLLVIDEEQRFGVGHKERLKSLRSEVHVLTLTATPIPRTLQLSLSGVRDLSIIGTPPVDRLSIRTYVSEFDGVTIREALLREHYRGGQSFYVVPRISDIPEVEAFLREQVPEVSVVVAHGQMAAGQLDERMNAFYDGKFDVLLATTIVESGLDIPTANTMVIHRADMFGLAQLYQIRGRVGRSKTRAYAYLTTKPRLRLTPTAEKRLRVLGSLDQLGAGFTLASQDLDIRGAGNLLGEEQSGQMRDVGYELYQSMLEEAIAKIKAGELEGLSDADDQWAPTINLGVPVLIPEDYVPDLDVRLGLYRRLSGLSSKVELEGFAAELIDRFGKLPREVNTLLLVVRIKAMCKRAGIAKLDGGPKGATIQFHNDKFANPAGLVEFIKDQRGLAKVRDNKIVVRRDWKKAKDKIQGAFAIAKDLAVKVKAVEKE, encoded by the coding sequence ATGACCAAAGCACAGCGTATCGGCGTTGGCGGCGCCCCGGAAGGCTTTGACGCCCGGCTTGTGGCAGACGAAGTGGCGCGCAGCGGCACACCGGTTGTGCATGTGGCGCGCGACGACAAGCGAATGGCCGCGCTGGACGCAGCGCTACAGTTCTTTTCGCCTGACTTGCCGATTCTGCGATTTCCCGGATGGGATTGTCTACCGTATGACCGGGTGTCGCCCAATGCCGACATCGCCGCGGCGCGTATGGCAACGCTGGCCGGTCTGGTGCAGGGCGCGCCAAAGGAATTTGTGCTGCTGACAACTTTGAACGCCGCGACCCAACGCGTGCCGGCGCGCGACATTCTCAAACAGGCCACCTTTTCAGCCACTGTTGATTATCAGATCGACGAGAATGCTCTTAAGGCATTTCTGGTGCGCATGGGGTTTTCCCAATCCCCCACGGTGATGGAGCCCGGGGACTATGCCATCCGTGGCGGCATCATTGACATCTTTGCCCCCGGCGAGGCCGGGCCGGTGCGTCTGGATCTCTTTGGCGATGTGCTGGATGGTCTGCGCCGGTTTGATCCGGTGACGCAGCGGACAACTGAAAAGCTCACGCAGCTTGATCTGACTCCAGTGAGCGAAGTCATCCTCGATGAGGCGGCCATCACCCGGTTTCGGCAAAACTACCGCATTGCCTTTGGCGCGGCGGGCAGCGACGATCCGCTGTATGAGGCGGTCAGTGCCGGGCGCAAGCAGGCCGGGATGGAGCACTGGTTGCCGCTGTTTCACGACAGGCTGGAAACGCTGTTTGACTACCTGCCCATGGCCTCAGTGACGCTGGATGAGCAGTTTGACCCCGCGCGCACCGCCCGGTGGGATGCCATCGCAGATCAGTTTGACGCGCGTGACCATGCGATGACGCAAAAGGGTCGCGACGACACGGTGTATAAGCCCATCGCACCGGACCTTCTCTACCTGGACGATGAGGCCTGGGGTGAGGCGATCGCCGATCGCCGCGTCCTGAGTTTTCAGGCGTTGCCGCATGCACCGGGTCCTGGCGTGATCGATGCGGGTGGGCGCATTGGGCGCAATTTTGCTCCTGAGCGCCAGCAGGAAAAGATCAATCTTTTCAGTGCGCTCAAAACTCATGTTGAGGACAAGCTTACCCAGGGTCCCGTTGTTTTGGCCGCGTATTCCGAAGGGGCGAGAGAGCGTCTCGAAGGTTTGGTTGAGGATGAGGGGTTGCTGGGCGCTGTCACCGTGCGCAATGCTTCGGGCCTTGGCAAACACGGCCTGCACCTGACCGTGTGGGAGCTTGAACATGGGTTTGAGGCGCCGGGACTTACGGTCATTGCCGAACAGGATATCCTCGGAGACCGGCTGATCCGCGCGCCCAAAAAGCGCCGCCGTGCCGAGAATTTCTTGACCGAGGCCCAAAGCCTGAGCGCTGGTGATCTCGTGGTGCATGTGGATCACGGCATTGGTCGTTACCTTGGCTTGGAAGTCGTCACCGCGGCGGGGGCCGCGCATGAGTGCCTGCTCTTGGAGTATGCGGAAAACGCCAAGCTGTACCTGCCCGTGGAGAATATCGAGCTCCTTAGTCGCTACGGCCATGAAGAGGGTTTGCTTGATCGTCTGGGCGGCGGAGCGTGGCAATCCAAAAAAGCCAAACTCAAAGAGCGCATCCGCGAGATGGCCGACCGGCTAATTCGCATCGCCGCTGAGCGTGCCTTGCGCAAGGCGCCCGTGCTGGAGCCCGAACATCACGCGTGGGAGGCGTTTTCCGCGCGCTTTCCCTATCAGGAAACCGATGATCAGCTGCGGGCGATTGAGGATGTGCTGGCCGATCTGGAAAGCGGCACGCCGATGGATCGGCTCATCTGTGGCGATGTGGGTTTTGGCAAAACCGAGGTGGCCATGCGCGCCGCTTTCATTGCCGCCATGTCGGGTCTTCAGGTCGCGGTCATTGCGCCGACCACATTGCTCGCGCGTCAGCACTATCAAAGCTTTGCAGAACGGTTTCGCGGCTTTCCGATCACCGTGCGGCCTTTGTCGCGCTTTGTCAGTGCCGGTGAGGCTAACAAAACCCGCGCAGGGCTCTCCGATGGCACGGTGGACATTGTCGTCGGCACCCATGCGCTTTTGGCCAAGAATATCCGGTTCAAAAACCTCGGTCTTCTGGTCATCGACGAAGAGCAACGCTTTGGCGTGGGGCATAAAGAGCGGCTGAAATCTCTGCGTTCAGAGGTGCATGTACTGACGCTGACGGCCACGCCTATTCCGCGAACGCTGCAGCTTAGTCTGTCCGGGGTGCGGGATTTGAGCATCATCGGCACGCCGCCCGTCGACCGGCTGTCGATCCGCACCTATGTCAGCGAGTTTGATGGGGTCACGATCCGCGAAGCGCTCTTGCGAGAGCATTACCGTGGCGGACAGAGCTTTTATGTCGTCCCGCGCATCTCGGACATTCCAGAGGTCGAGGCGTTCCTGCGCGAACAGGTGCCCGAGGTGAGCGTTGTTGTGGCCCATGGTCAAATGGCCGCCGGGCAGCTTGATGAGCGTATGAATGCATTTTACGACGGAAAGTTTGATGTGCTGCTGGCCACGACGATTGTCGAAAGCGGTCTCGACATTCCCACCGCCAACACAATGGTCATTCACCGCGCCGATATGTTTGGTCTGGCGCAGCTTTACCAGATCAGAGGCCGCGTTGGCCGCTCCAAGACGCGTGCTTATGCGTATCTGACCACCAAGCCGCGCTTGCGTCTTACACCCACCGCTGAAAAACGCCTGCGCGTGCTGGGTAGTCTGGATCAACTGGGGGCCGGGTTCACACTTGCCAGTCAGGATCTCGATATCCGTGGAGCAGGGAACCTTCTGGGCGAAGAGCAGTCCGGCCAGATGCGCGATGTGGGCTACGAGCTTTATCAATCCATGCTCGAAGAGGCGATTGCCAAGATCAAGGCCGGTGAGCTTGAGGGGCTGAGTGATGCCGATGATCAATGGGCACCGACCATCAATCTCGGGGTGCCGGTGCTGATTCCCGAGGATTACGTGCCTGATCTCGATGTGCGGCTGGGGCTATACCGCCGTCTCAGTGGCTTGAGCAGCAAGGTTGAACTGGAAGGCTTTGCCGCTGAACTCATCGACCGTTTTGGCAAACTGCCGCGCGAGGTCAACACGCTTCTGCTGGTGGTGCGCATTAAGGCCATGTGCAAACGCGCGGGCATCGCCAAGCTCGATGGCGGCCCCAAAGGGGCTACAATCCAGTTCCACAACGACAAATTCGCCAACCCGGCGGGACTGGTAGAGTTCATCAAGGATCAGCGCGGGTTGGCCAAAGTGCGCGACAACAAGATCGTCGTGCGGCGCGACTGGAAAAAGGCCAAGGACAAAATTCAGGGCGCCTTTGCCATAGCCAAGGATTTAGCGGTGAAAGTGAAGGCGGTGGAGAAGGAATGA
- a CDS encoding component of SufBCD complex, translated as MDWYEHVFELIDMRSFSNLWFWIVLALLWSSTSHWVLGIPWDLAQRARRSGDMVGAQDFHDLVRINTNRILFIMEETGLLLAGFLCFVLTVLGTLGFYYGNEFSQAVFLLLFPMSLVGLMSVRTSHVIQMRDLQGEALFKILLRHRLITQVIGMISIFITAIWGMYQNMSIGALG; from the coding sequence GTGGACTGGTACGAGCACGTTTTCGAGCTGATCGACATGCGCAGTTTCAGCAACCTTTGGTTCTGGATTGTGCTGGCTTTGCTATGGTCATCCACCAGCCATTGGGTACTGGGCATTCCATGGGATCTGGCGCAGCGTGCCCGCCGCTCTGGTGACATGGTTGGCGCGCAGGATTTCCACGATCTGGTGCGTATCAACACCAACCGCATTCTCTTTATCATGGAGGAAACCGGGCTGTTGCTGGCAGGGTTCCTGTGCTTTGTTTTGACGGTGCTTGGGACGCTCGGGTTCTATTACGGCAACGAGTTCTCGCAAGCGGTGTTTTTGCTACTCTTTCCGATGAGCTTGGTTGGGTTGATGTCCGTGCGCACCTCCCATGTCATTCAAATGCGCGACCTACAGGGTGAGGCGCTCTTTAAGATATTGTTGCGCCACCGGCTCATAACTCAAGTCATTGGTATGATTTCGATCTTCATTACTGCGATTTGGGGCATGTACCAAAACATGTCCATCGGCGCACTCGGCTAA
- the hemB gene encoding porphobilinogen synthase has protein sequence MRPVHAPFPITRLRRTRQNAAIRDLVAETTLSVGDLIWPVFVREGEAIEEPVPSMPGVSRRSVDKIVDVAKEAADLGIPAICIFPYTALEERTEDCAGAWDPENHANRAIRAIKAAVPELLVMTDVALDTYNINGHDGFVVDGEIVNDQTNEALVKMALAQADAGADIIGPSDMMDGRIGAIRQALEGAGHQNVMILSYAAKYASAFYGPFRDAVGASAALTGDKKTYQINPANSDEAIRCVARDLEEGADMVMVKPGMPYLDMCRRVKDAFGAPTYAYQVSGEYAMIMAAAQNGWIDEDRAMMESLMAFKRAGCDGVLSYFAPRVARALSG, from the coding sequence ATGCGCCCAGTGCACGCCCCGTTTCCCATCACCCGGTTGCGCCGCACACGTCAGAACGCGGCCATCCGTGATCTGGTTGCAGAAACGACCCTGAGTGTCGGCGACCTTATTTGGCCTGTGTTCGTGCGCGAAGGTGAGGCCATCGAGGAACCTGTGCCGTCCATGCCCGGTGTATCGCGACGTAGTGTCGACAAGATTGTCGATGTGGCAAAAGAAGCCGCCGACCTTGGCATTCCGGCGATCTGCATCTTTCCCTACACAGCGCTGGAAGAGCGTACAGAAGACTGCGCCGGTGCATGGGATCCCGAAAATCACGCCAATCGCGCCATTCGTGCGATCAAGGCAGCGGTGCCTGAGCTTTTGGTCATGACGGACGTGGCGCTGGATACGTACAACATCAACGGCCATGACGGGTTTGTCGTGGATGGCGAGATTGTTAATGATCAAACCAATGAGGCCCTGGTCAAAATGGCCCTGGCACAGGCTGATGCAGGTGCCGACATCATTGGACCTTCGGACATGATGGACGGTCGCATCGGTGCCATCCGTCAAGCGCTGGAAGGTGCCGGGCATCAGAACGTGATGATCCTCAGTTATGCTGCGAAATACGCGTCAGCCTTTTATGGCCCGTTTCGCGATGCTGTGGGGGCGTCTGCGGCGCTCACCGGAGACAAGAAGACCTATCAGATCAACCCAGCCAACTCCGATGAGGCGATCCGCTGTGTTGCGCGAGACCTGGAGGAAGGCGCGGATATGGTCATGGTCAAACCGGGCATGCCCTATCTCGATATGTGCCGCAGGGTAAAGGATGCCTTTGGCGCGCCCACCTATGCCTATCAGGTGTCAGGTGAATACGCGATGATCATGGCAGCGGCACAAAACGGCTGGATCGACGAGGATCGCGCGATGATGGAAAGCCTCATGGCCTTCAAGCGAGCCGGATGTGACGGGGTTCTGAGCTATTTCGCCCCGCGAGTTGCGCGGGCACTGTCCGGGTGA
- a CDS encoding YSC84-related protein, with amino-acid sequence MSKLSRRSFTLGALAASPLLAACGNGVGSTGGQKIDARVDSTLNYLYSTYPNTQDLANKSTGQLVMPLITEGGFIFGGGFGRGALRVGGATVDYYSATKGSVGLQIGAQQFAHVLFFMTEDALTDFRAASGWVAGADIEYVFSDKGENLRTDTTTITSPVVAVIFGQAGALVGVSLEGTKYTRIIP; translated from the coding sequence ATGAGCAAACTTTCACGGCGCAGCTTTACGCTGGGCGCACTGGCCGCATCCCCCCTTCTCGCCGCTTGTGGCAATGGCGTTGGAAGCACCGGTGGTCAAAAGATCGACGCGCGCGTCGATTCAACTCTGAATTATCTCTACTCAACTTATCCCAACACTCAGGATCTGGCGAACAAGTCTACAGGGCAGCTCGTCATGCCCTTGATCACCGAAGGTGGCTTTATCTTCGGGGGTGGCTTTGGCCGAGGTGCCCTGCGCGTTGGAGGTGCAACCGTTGACTATTACTCAGCCACCAAAGGCAGTGTTGGCCTTCAGATTGGCGCACAGCAATTTGCGCATGTTCTGTTTTTCATGACCGAAGACGCATTGACTGATTTCCGCGCCGCCTCTGGCTGGGTCGCGGGCGCGGATATCGAATATGTGTTCTCTGACAAAGGTGAAAACCTGCGCACGGACACCACAACAATTACAAGCCCTGTCGTGGCGGTAATCTTTGGTCAGGCCGGCGCGCTTGTAGGTGTATCCCTCGAAGGCACGAAATACACGCGCATCATTCCATAA
- a CDS encoding usg protein, whose translation MTMSETEMMLKGYGLTTAEMFYHMPDYTHVLNTFIWQEYDTAPDHPNLFKFIEFWQDEIEGPLHSVKFTHRKLISPGEWRHVTGEFQLH comes from the coding sequence ATGACCATGTCTGAAACCGAAATGATGCTCAAAGGCTACGGGCTGACCACAGCCGAAATGTTCTATCACATGCCGGATTATACGCATGTCCTGAACACGTTCATCTGGCAGGAATATGATACAGCGCCGGACCATCCCAATCTGTTTAAATTTATCGAATTCTGGCAGGACGAGATTGAAGGGCCATTGCATTCCGTCAAATTCACACATCGCAAATTGATCAGCCCAGGCGAATGGCGACATGTGACGGGTGAGTTTCAGTTGCACTGA
- the gyrA gene encoding DNA gyrase subunit A, whose amino-acid sequence MPPERPPYDGPSVSIIDEMKTSYLDYAMSVIVSRAIPDLRDGLKPVHRRILYAMHETGNTHDKAYRKSARPVGDVMGKYHPHGDSAIYDALVRMAQDFSMSLPLLDGQGNFGSMDGDNPAAMRYTEVRMDKPAASLLADIEKDTVNFQDNYDGKDREPSVLPARFPNMLVNGAGGIAVGMATNIPPHNLGEVVDATLALIENPDLSSEQLIEYVPGPDFPTGGIMLGRSGARKAYIEGRGSVVIRSKTRVEEIRKDRYAIVIDEIPYQVNKAAMIEKIAETVRDKKIDGISHVQDESDRNGVRVVVELKRDATAEVVLNQLFRFTPMQTHFGCNMLALNGGRPEQLTLYGFLSAFISFREEVVARRTAFDLRKARERSHVLCGLAVAVSNVDEVVATIRSSADAAEARQKLMERRWPAQDILEYIALIDDPTHTANDDGTYNLSETQARAILDLRLQRLTQIGVKEVTDELQELAGKIKEYLAILASRERIMEIISDELKEVKEQFAVPRRTEIVDWSGDMDDEDLIEREDMVVTVTSGGYIKRTALADFRAQKRGGKGVSGMQTKEEDVITTLFVANTHTQLLFFTTDGMVYKLKTWRLPLGGRTSKGKAIVNILPIPTGVSIAAIMPVDVPEEEWNDLQIFFATSAGDVRRNALSDFTNVKSNGKIAMKLPDENTRLVNARICSEEDDIMLVTNSGRAIRFPTTEVRVFKGRDSTGVRGIKLQNGDQVVSMSVIRHFKADTDERAAYLKMRRALAGASEEDVVSDEEGNENASISPERFEEMQAAENLILTITDQGAGKLSSSHDYPVRGRGGMGVQAMDKAMRGGALVASFPVEMEDQIMLATSRGQSIRVPVDGISFRSRSAGGVKVFDTGKGEQVVSVAWIAETGDEDETEDQTVE is encoded by the coding sequence ATGCCGCCGGAGCGCCCGCCATATGATGGGCCATCGGTGTCAATCATCGACGAGATGAAAACATCCTATCTCGACTATGCGATGTCGGTGATTGTCAGCCGCGCTATCCCTGACCTTCGGGATGGTTTGAAACCGGTGCATCGACGCATCCTTTACGCGATGCACGAAACGGGCAACACGCATGACAAGGCATACCGGAAATCCGCGCGCCCGGTGGGTGACGTCATGGGTAAATACCACCCCCACGGCGATAGCGCGATCTATGACGCTCTTGTACGTATGGCGCAGGATTTTTCGATGTCCCTGCCCTTGCTCGACGGGCAAGGCAACTTTGGCTCGATGGATGGCGATAACCCGGCGGCGATGCGCTATACCGAAGTGCGCATGGACAAGCCCGCCGCGTCACTTTTGGCGGATATTGAAAAAGACACGGTTAACTTTCAGGACAACTACGACGGTAAGGACCGCGAACCCTCGGTCTTGCCCGCGCGCTTCCCGAATATGCTGGTCAACGGCGCGGGGGGGATCGCGGTGGGTATGGCCACCAACATCCCACCGCATAACCTTGGTGAGGTGGTAGACGCTACGTTGGCACTGATCGAGAATCCTGACCTGAGTTCTGAACAACTGATTGAATATGTGCCTGGTCCGGACTTTCCGACCGGAGGCATTATGCTGGGCCGCTCAGGCGCGCGCAAAGCATATATCGAAGGGCGTGGCAGTGTTGTGATCCGCTCAAAAACACGCGTAGAGGAGATTAGGAAAGACCGTTACGCCATTGTTATTGATGAGATTCCGTATCAGGTGAACAAAGCGGCGATGATTGAAAAAATCGCCGAAACCGTGCGTGACAAGAAGATCGACGGCATCAGCCATGTGCAAGACGAATCCGACCGCAACGGTGTGCGAGTCGTGGTGGAACTGAAGCGCGACGCGACGGCCGAAGTGGTTCTCAACCAACTCTTCCGGTTCACGCCGATGCAGACGCATTTCGGCTGCAACATGTTGGCCTTGAATGGAGGTCGGCCAGAGCAGTTGACACTTTATGGCTTCCTCTCTGCCTTCATCAGCTTCCGCGAAGAGGTTGTGGCCCGCCGCACCGCATTTGACCTGCGAAAAGCACGTGAGCGCAGCCACGTCCTTTGCGGTCTGGCTGTAGCCGTCAGCAACGTGGATGAGGTCGTGGCCACGATCCGTAGTTCTGCTGATGCCGCTGAAGCGCGTCAAAAGCTGATGGAACGCCGTTGGCCCGCTCAGGATATTCTGGAATACATCGCTCTGATTGATGATCCGACCCATACGGCAAATGACGACGGGACGTACAATCTCAGCGAAACACAGGCCCGTGCCATCCTCGATCTGCGACTGCAGCGTCTGACGCAGATTGGCGTGAAAGAAGTCACCGATGAACTGCAGGAGTTGGCCGGTAAAATCAAGGAATACCTTGCTATTTTGGCCAGCCGAGAGCGGATCATGGAGATCATCTCGGACGAGCTCAAAGAGGTGAAAGAGCAATTCGCCGTCCCACGCCGCACCGAGATTGTCGACTGGTCTGGTGACATGGACGACGAGGACCTCATCGAGCGCGAGGACATGGTCGTGACGGTTACATCCGGCGGCTATATCAAACGCACTGCCTTGGCCGATTTCCGTGCGCAAAAGCGGGGTGGCAAGGGTGTGTCGGGCATGCAGACCAAAGAAGAGGACGTGATCACCACCCTCTTTGTGGCCAATACGCATACGCAGCTTTTGTTCTTCACCACCGATGGCATGGTCTACAAGCTTAAGACCTGGCGCCTGCCCCTTGGGGGGCGCACGTCCAAAGGCAAGGCAATTGTGAATATCCTGCCAATTCCGACGGGGGTGAGCATTGCCGCCATTATGCCCGTCGACGTGCCCGAGGAAGAATGGAATGACCTTCAGATCTTCTTTGCCACCTCGGCAGGCGATGTGCGGCGCAATGCGCTCAGCGATTTCACCAACGTCAAATCCAACGGCAAAATCGCCATGAAGCTGCCTGATGAGAACACCAGGTTGGTGAATGCGCGCATTTGCTCTGAGGAGGATGACATCATGCTGGTGACGAACTCGGGGCGCGCGATCCGTTTCCCCACCACCGAAGTGCGCGTGTTCAAAGGGCGCGACTCCACCGGGGTTCGGGGCATCAAACTGCAAAACGGTGATCAGGTGGTTTCGATGTCTGTGATCCGCCATTTCAAGGCAGACACGGATGAGCGCGCGGCTTATCTGAAAATGCGCCGCGCGCTGGCAGGGGCGTCTGAAGAAGATGTTGTAAGTGACGAGGAAGGCAACGAAAACGCCTCGATCAGCCCGGAACGCTTTGAAGAAATGCAGGCCGCGGAAAACCTGATCCTGACCATTACGGATCAGGGCGCGGGCAAGCTCAGTTCAAGCCATGACTACCCCGTGCGGGGCCGTGGCGGCATGGGCGTGCAGGCCATGGACAAGGCCATGCGCGGTGGCGCTCTGGTGGCTTCCTTCCCGGTCGAGATGGAAGATCAGATCATGCTGGCCACATCCCGGGGGCAATCGATCCGGGTGCCGGTCGACGGCATTTCCTTCCGCTCGCGCAGCGCAGGCGGCGTGAAGGTATTCGACACCGGCAAGGGCGAACAGGTGGTCAGCGTGGCTTGGATTGCTGAGACTGGCGACGAAGACGAAACCGAAGATCAGACAGTCGAATAG
- a CDS encoding NAD-dependent epimerase/dehydratase family protein, whose product MITGSGGRLGRLLRAATRLSDPVGYEILFQSRASDTDICWSPGDPLDAFPKCDLIVALWGRTDGDERALAQNSDLIDISRDVARQCDADRVAHMSSAAVYGPGEDLTEDATLSPVNPYGAAKCAMEAHIAQTHDPGGPQDIVLRLANVIGADSLAPALKGTKPVHLDRFGDGHGPRRSYLGATDLLRVILKMTNAQAVPKVLNVASVASVGMEDIARAAGKDITWQPAPETAVQNVTLDISKLIAACPGLSRTGTAADLVADWHALEDAS is encoded by the coding sequence TTGATCACCGGATCCGGCGGGCGTTTGGGGCGGCTATTGCGCGCCGCAACCCGGCTTTCGGACCCTGTGGGATATGAGATTTTGTTTCAGTCCCGCGCGTCGGATACCGACATTTGCTGGTCGCCCGGTGATCCTTTGGATGCGTTTCCGAAATGTGACCTGATCGTCGCGCTTTGGGGGCGCACGGATGGAGATGAACGCGCCTTGGCCCAGAATTCCGATCTGATTGACATCAGCCGTGATGTCGCCCGCCAGTGTGATGCTGACCGCGTGGCTCATATGTCTTCCGCCGCGGTCTATGGTCCGGGTGAGGACTTGACCGAGGACGCCACGCTGTCACCGGTCAACCCGTATGGAGCGGCCAAATGCGCCATGGAGGCGCACATTGCACAGACACACGATCCGGGTGGGCCCCAGGATATCGTATTGCGACTGGCCAATGTCATTGGCGCAGATAGCCTTGCCCCCGCCCTGAAAGGCACAAAGCCTGTTCACCTGGACCGTTTTGGGGATGGTCATGGACCGCGTCGCAGCTATCTGGGCGCGACGGATCTGCTGCGGGTCATTTTGAAGATGACCAATGCGCAGGCGGTGCCAAAGGTGCTGAATGTGGCATCTGTCGCATCAGTCGGAATGGAAGATATTGCAAGAGCGGCAGGCAAGGATATCACTTGGCAGCCTGCCCCGGAGACAGCCGTGCAGAATGTTACACTCGATATCTCGAAGTTGATCGCAGCTTGTCCGGGCTTATCAAGGACAGGTACGGCCGCTGATCTTGTTGCCGATTGGCACGCGCTGGAGGATGCGTCATGA
- a CDS encoding sugar transferase: MNASKRSMDVCLALIFATILFLPGLVIACGVLLLDGRPVFYRSERMKSFEQGFALWKFRTMRDGSADNSVSGGYKRDRITSLGRFLRRTRLDEIPQIINILRGDMSFVGPRPPLRRYVDLRPEIYQKVLTSRPGITGFATVHFHQTEERLLRHSHDKNDADAIYIHHCIPAKAQLDLYWAKHRSLWRDFGLLWLTVAHVCFGGTRRQTPANSTQVIRTP, from the coding sequence ATGAATGCATCAAAGCGCTCTATGGATGTCTGTTTGGCACTGATATTTGCGACGATTTTGTTTCTACCCGGTCTTGTGATTGCCTGTGGTGTGCTTCTGCTCGATGGCAGGCCGGTGTTCTATCGCTCTGAACGGATGAAAAGCTTTGAGCAGGGATTTGCCCTCTGGAAGTTTCGAACAATGCGAGACGGCAGTGCGGATAACTCGGTCTCGGGTGGTTACAAAAGGGATCGGATCACAAGCCTTGGGCGTTTTCTCAGGCGGACGCGCCTGGATGAAATCCCGCAAATTATCAATATTTTACGCGGCGACATGAGTTTTGTAGGCCCGCGCCCGCCGCTGCGGCGGTATGTGGACCTCCGCCCGGAGATCTATCAGAAGGTCCTCACTTCGCGCCCCGGGATAACTGGGTTTGCTACAGTGCATTTCCACCAGACAGAAGAGCGGTTGCTGAGACACAGCCACGACAAAAATGACGCCGATGCGATCTACATTCATCACTGTATCCCGGCCAAGGCACAGCTTGATCTTTACTGGGCCAAACACCGGTCGCTTTGGCGCGATTTCGGATTGTTGTGGTTGACCGTCGCACATGTCTGTTTCGGGGGCACGCGCAGACAAACGCCAGCGAATTCCACACAAGTCATCAGAACACCGTGA